One window from the genome of Bradyrhizobium xenonodulans encodes:
- a CDS encoding GlsB/YeaQ/YmgE family stress response membrane protein: MGILAALIIGAIAGWLAGKIVHGAGFGLIGNIVVGIIGALVASWVLPQLHIQLATGTVGAIVDATIGAVIVLVILSLIKRV; this comes from the coding sequence ATGGGAATTCTCGCAGCACTCATCATCGGCGCGATCGCAGGCTGGCTTGCGGGCAAGATTGTCCACGGGGCGGGATTTGGACTGATCGGCAACATCGTCGTCGGCATCATCGGGGCGCTGGTCGCAAGCTGGGTGCTGCCCCAGCTGCACATTCAGCTGGCAACGGGCACGGTCGGCGCCATCGTGGACGCCACGATCGGCGCGGTGATTGTGCTCGTCATCCTTTCGCTGATAAAACGGGTCTGA
- a CDS encoding AAA family ATPase — translation MKFTGTKDYVATDDLKVAVNASIVLERPLLIKGEPGTGKTVLAEEVAKALNAPLLTWHIKSTTKAQQGLYEYDAVSRLRDSQLGDARVSDIKNYIKRGKLWEAFTAEQRPVLLIDEIDKADIEFPNDLLLELDRMEFHVYETGETIKAKQRPIMMITSNNEKELPDAFLRRCFFHYIKFPDADTMGRIVDVHFPGIKKRLVEEALRIFFEVREVPGLKKKPSTSELLDWLKLLLNEDMSVEQLRERDPRKLIPPLHGALLKNEQDVHLFERLAFLSRREV, via the coding sequence ATGAAATTTACCGGCACCAAGGACTATGTTGCGACCGATGATCTCAAGGTCGCGGTCAATGCCTCGATCGTGCTGGAGCGCCCGCTGCTCATCAAGGGCGAGCCCGGCACCGGCAAGACGGTGCTGGCCGAGGAAGTGGCGAAGGCGCTGAACGCGCCGCTTCTGACCTGGCACATCAAGTCCACCACCAAGGCGCAGCAGGGCCTCTACGAATACGACGCGGTGTCGCGCCTGCGCGACAGCCAGCTCGGCGATGCGCGCGTGTCCGACATCAAGAACTACATCAAGCGCGGCAAGCTGTGGGAGGCCTTCACCGCCGAGCAGCGCCCGGTGCTGCTGATCGACGAGATCGACAAGGCCGACATCGAATTCCCGAACGACCTCCTGCTCGAGCTCGACCGCATGGAATTCCATGTCTACGAGACCGGTGAGACGATCAAGGCCAAGCAGCGCCCGATCATGATGATCACCTCCAACAACGAGAAGGAGCTGCCGGACGCCTTCCTGCGCCGCTGCTTCTTCCACTACATCAAATTCCCCGACGCCGACACGATGGGCCGCATCGTCGACGTCCACTTCCCAGGCATCAAGAAGCGCCTGGTCGAAGAAGCCTTGCGCATCTTCTTCGAGGTTCGCGAGGTGCCCGGCCTGAAGAAGAAGCCGTCGACGTCGGAGCTGCTGGACTGGCTCAAGCTGCTGCTCAACGAGGACATGAGCGTCGAGCAGCTCCGCGAACGCGACCCGCGCAAACTGATCCCACCGCTGCACGGCGCGCTGCTCAAGAACGAGCAGGACGTGCATCTGTTCGAGCGGCTGGCGTTCTTGAGCCGAAGGGAAGTGTAG
- a CDS encoding IS30 family transposase — translation MESRARASRPQEARREDCRRFWAAIASGRSSEDAAVEAGVSPSVGVRWFRRAGGMPPTHLSPSSRLPSERYLSFAEREEIAILRVQGHGVRAIARQLDRAPCTISRELRRNVARRHGAPQYRATTAQWHADRSARRPKPAKLAINPPLRDYVQDRLAGMIAKPDGELLAGPKVVWKGRRAVHRQNRRWARAWSPEQISRRLRLDFPEDETMRISHEAIYQALYVQGRGALRRELTACLRTGRVLRMPRARVRKGRSFIPSEIMISQRPAEAADRAVPGHWEGDLIMGLGSSAIGTLVERTTRFTILLHLPRITGHEQEARVKNGPALAGHGAEAVRDAITRAIVSMPEQLRRSLTWDQGAELAQHARLRIDAGLQVYFCDPHSPWQRGTNENTNGLLRQYFPKGTDLSLHNSGDLEAVALALNTRPRKTLGWKTPAETLDQLLQVNDTQGVATSG, via the coding sequence ATGGAGAGCCGTGCGCGAGCAAGTCGTCCTCAAGAGGCCCGACGAGAGGATTGTAGACGGTTCTGGGCTGCGATTGCCTCGGGGCGATCGAGCGAAGATGCTGCGGTTGAGGCCGGGGTATCGCCTTCGGTTGGAGTGCGCTGGTTCCGGAGGGCGGGCGGCATGCCGCCAACACATTTGTCACCGTCGTCAAGGCTTCCATCGGAGCGCTATCTCTCGTTCGCCGAGCGCGAGGAGATCGCCATCTTGCGTGTGCAGGGTCATGGGGTGCGAGCCATCGCTCGTCAGCTTGATCGAGCTCCCTGCACGATCTCTCGTGAACTCCGTCGTAATGTGGCGCGCCGCCACGGCGCCCCACAGTACCGAGCAACCACGGCACAATGGCACGCTGATCGGTCCGCCCGACGGCCCAAGCCGGCGAAGTTGGCGATCAATCCGCCCCTGCGGGATTACGTGCAGGACAGGCTTGCCGGTATGATCGCCAAGCCGGACGGGGAGCTCCTGGCTGGCCCGAAGGTCGTGTGGAAGGGACGCCGGGCTGTGCATCGGCAAAACCGGCGCTGGGCCAGGGCATGGAGCCCGGAACAGATTTCTCGGCGACTTCGGCTGGACTTTCCCGAGGATGAGACGATGCGCATCAGTCACGAGGCGATCTATCAGGCACTTTATGTGCAGGGTCGAGGAGCTTTGCGCCGCGAACTGACGGCCTGCTTGCGCACCGGGCGGGTGTTGCGGATGCCGAGGGCGCGCGTCCGCAAAGGCAGAAGCTTCATTCCTTCCGAGATCATGATCAGTCAACGTCCGGCGGAAGCCGCCGATCGAGCTGTGCCGGGCCACTGGGAAGGTGATCTCATTATGGGTCTTGGAAGTTCCGCGATCGGCACCTTGGTGGAGCGCACGACCCGCTTTACCATTCTGCTGCATCTGCCGCGTATCACAGGCCATGAACAGGAAGCTCGCGTGAAGAACGGACCTGCACTCGCCGGACATGGCGCTGAGGCAGTGCGCGACGCCATCACCCGCGCAATCGTCAGCATGCCCGAACAGCTGCGTCGATCGCTGACCTGGGATCAAGGAGCTGAACTGGCTCAGCATGCACGCCTGAGGATCGATGCAGGCCTGCAGGTCTACTTCTGTGACCCTCATAGCCCATGGCAGCGCGGCACCAACGAGAACACAAATGGGTTGCTGCGCCAGTACTTTCCAAAAGGGACCGATCTTAGCCTGCACAACTCTGGTGATCTCGAGGCCGTGGCTCTCGCACTCAACACCAGGCCCAGGAAAACCCTCGGCTGGAAAACACCGGCCGAAACTCTCGACCAATTGCTACAAGTGAACGATACACAGGGTGTTGCGACGAGCGGTTGA
- a CDS encoding GMC family oxidoreductase, translating into MDRFDYVIVGAGSAGCVLTSRLSEDPNTSVCVLEAGPSDWHPYIHLPAGFIKTFHMKSINWAYQQEVGPYTGGRSIYAPRGKTLGGSSSINGHIYNRGQRMDFDTWAQMGNRGWGYADVLPYFRRLEKRVGEGDDTFRGRDGNLTVTTMDWRDPLCEAFMEGAVSLGIPRNPDYNGRIQEGVSYCQRTIDKGLRVSGSTAFLKPAMKRPNVHVHTHAHATEIIFEGKRAVGVRYMKGGRGGTPVEVRANKEVILSGGTYNSPQLLQLSGIGSPDLLSAHGIQVRHALPVGEGLQDHYAPRTVARVKDIKTINELRRGFSLWIEALKWATTRRGLLSLSPTMVYCFWHSGESADSSDLQLTFTPASYKEGVQGQLEDEPGMTVASWQQRPESRGYVRIRSNDPFAPPIIQTNYLDAELDRRVIVGGMKLARRLLKSAPLSPYYAYEDFPGPNINTDDEFLAAATERGTTTFHPGCTCRMGPADSTWAVVDDQLRVHGLEGLRVIDASVMPRMISANLNASTMMIADRASDLIRGKQPMEAARIPDAAVA; encoded by the coding sequence GATTATGTGATCGTCGGCGCGGGTTCGGCCGGTTGCGTGCTCACCAGCCGGCTGAGCGAGGATCCCAACACCAGCGTCTGCGTGCTCGAGGCCGGGCCCAGCGACTGGCATCCCTACATCCATCTGCCGGCGGGCTTCATCAAGACCTTCCACATGAAGAGCATCAACTGGGCCTACCAGCAGGAGGTGGGACCTTACACCGGCGGGCGCAGCATCTACGCGCCGCGCGGCAAGACGCTCGGCGGCTCGTCCTCGATCAACGGCCACATCTACAACCGCGGCCAGCGCATGGATTTCGACACCTGGGCGCAGATGGGCAATCGCGGCTGGGGCTATGCCGACGTGCTGCCTTACTTCCGGCGGCTGGAGAAGCGCGTGGGCGAGGGCGATGACACCTTCCGCGGGCGCGATGGCAACCTCACGGTCACCACGATGGATTGGCGCGATCCGCTCTGCGAGGCCTTCATGGAAGGCGCGGTCTCGCTCGGCATTCCCCGCAACCCCGACTACAACGGCAGGATTCAGGAGGGCGTCTCCTACTGCCAGCGCACCATCGACAAGGGCCTGCGCGTCTCCGGCTCGACCGCGTTCCTCAAGCCCGCGATGAAGCGGCCCAACGTGCATGTGCATACGCATGCTCACGCGACCGAGATCATCTTCGAAGGCAAGCGCGCCGTCGGCGTGCGCTATATGAAGGGCGGGCGCGGCGGCACGCCGGTGGAGGTGCGCGCCAACAAGGAAGTCATCCTCTCCGGCGGCACCTATAATTCGCCGCAGCTGCTTCAGCTCTCCGGCATCGGCTCGCCCGATCTGCTGAGCGCCCATGGCATCCAGGTGCGTCACGCGCTGCCGGTCGGCGAAGGCCTGCAGGACCATTACGCCCCGCGCACCGTGGCGCGCGTCAAAGACATCAAGACCATCAACGAACTGCGCCGCGGCTTCTCGCTCTGGATCGAGGCGCTGAAATGGGCCACCACGCGCCGCGGCCTGCTCTCGCTGTCGCCGACCATGGTTTATTGCTTCTGGCACTCCGGCGAGAGCGCCGACAGCTCCGACCTTCAGCTCACCTTCACGCCGGCGTCCTACAAGGAAGGCGTGCAGGGCCAGCTCGAGGACGAGCCCGGCATGACGGTGGCGTCCTGGCAGCAGCGCCCGGAGAGCCGCGGCTATGTCCGCATTCGCTCCAACGATCCGTTCGCGCCGCCGATCATCCAGACCAACTATCTCGATGCCGAGCTCGACCGCCGCGTCATCGTCGGCGGCATGAAGCTCGCGCGCAGGCTGCTGAAGTCGGCGCCGCTGTCGCCCTATTATGCCTACGAGGATTTCCCCGGTCCCAACATCAACACCGACGACGAATTCCTGGCCGCCGCGACCGAACGCGGCACCACCACCTTCCACCCCGGCTGCACCTGCCGCATGGGCCCGGCGGACTCGACGTGGGCGGTGGTCGACGACCAGCTCCGCGTCCACGGCCTCGAAGGCCTCCGCGTCATCGACGCCTCCGTGATGCCGCGCATGATCTCGGCGAACCTCAACGCTTCTACGATGATGATCGCCGACCGCGCCTCGGACCTGATCCGCGGCAAGCAGCCGATGGAAGCCGCGCGGATTCCGGACGCAGCGGTGGCGTGA